The Penaeus vannamei isolate JL-2024 chromosome 39, ASM4276789v1, whole genome shotgun sequence genome window below encodes:
- the LOC138860038 gene encoding uro-adherence factor A-like, with product MATKSVEHHAFPCIMHEDSTSSEAYDISEANAMSEASDINEASGISEASGISEASDISEASDISEASGISEASGISEASDISEASDISEASGISEASGISEANAMSEASDINEASGISEASGISEASGISEASDISEASGISEASGISEASGISEASGISEASGISEASGISEANSISEASGISEANALSEASDISEASGISEASDINEASGISCHETE from the exons aTGGCAACTAAGTCTGTGGAA CATCACGCATTTCCTTGCATCATGCACGAGGATTCGACTTCAAGTGAGGCATACGACATAAGTGAGGCAAACGCTATGAGTGAAGCAAGCGACATAAATGAGGCAAGCGGCATAAGTGAGGCAAGCGGCATAAGTGAAGCAAGCGACATAAGTGAAGCAAGCGACATAAGTGAGGCAAGCGGCATAAGTGAAGCAAGCGGCATAAGTGAAGCAAGCGACATAAGTGAAGCAAGCGACATAAGTGAGGCAAGCGGCATAAGTGAGGCAAGCGGCATAAGTGAGGCAAACGCTATGAGTGAAGCAAGCGACATAAATGAGGCAAGCGGCATAAGTGAGGCAAGCGGCATAAGTGAAGCAAGCGGCATAAGTGAAGCAAGCGACATAAGTGAGGCAAGCGGCATAAGTGAGGCAAGCGGCATAAGTGAGGCAAGCGGCATAAGTGAGGCAAGCGGCATAAGTGAGGCAAGCGGCATAAGTGAGGCAAGCGGCATAAGTGAGGCAAACTCTATAAGTGAGGCAAGCGGCATAAGTGAGGCAAACGCTTTAAGTGAAGCAAGCGACATAAGTGAGGCAAGCGGCATAAGTGAGGCAAGCGACATAAATGAGGCAAGCGGTATCAGCTGCCACGAGACCGAGTGA